The Oncorhynchus mykiss isolate Arlee chromosome 17, USDA_OmykA_1.1, whole genome shotgun sequence genomic interval ggcagggaaagccgagaggcggtggtatgaggaggcagtaGCACAGTCCGGTTcgggctattccaccttgccgcactggcctggctacggggagcattcagccaggtagggttgggcaggctcggtgctcgagacctccagtgcgcctccacggtccggtctagCCGGTGccgcctccacgcaccagccctccggtggcagccccccgcaccaggctgtctctccgtctcctccctacaggtgctcccgagcctgtcctgagctgccagagtctcccgtctgttaAACACAGGTGCAGGTGCTTGTGTTTTCatactgtttgtctctctctcccaggaccAGGAGGATGGCCCCCATCAATGGTGATGAGTGTTTCTTCTGGAGGACACCCGGCTTTTTCTATGGTGACAAGTATAGCTTCAAACACAAGCctgaccagagagggagagacaggaaaccATGGCAACCCTGAACACCACGTACCGTCAGGATACAGAttaaggaagaagaggaggaataatgaatatgatgattgaggaaggggaggagggacctgAAAAGGGAACAGGGAACTTGGCTAGAATGGGGCTGTTGGGAGGGTGTCACCGCTTTTGTAGTCCTCTGACACACAGCACAGACCGCACACTGGGCACACAGTAGGAGTAAGTGTCAAAGTGAAGAGGAGTGTTCCTCTGATTTCCTTCCCCCCTCGGCCTGAGCTGTGAAACATGTTTGGTTATTGATGTTAGATGATGGAGATGAAGTCATCATTAGAATCTTGAGGGGGTTGTTGCCCAGGCCAACGCCTTTACAACAACCATGTTGTAGACACTAAAGGTGGTCAGGGCAGGGTCTTTGATGCTGCTGATGAGGAGTGTACATTAAATGGGTTagtagaatagaatgaatagaaggACATCATGGAACTGACCAAATGGAACTTTGacctgttccatgtagaactcagaGGGACAAGACAACACATTCTAAGATATTATAAACATTCCATATAGAATAGTCAACATATTGTTAACATGGTTCTGTATTTAAATAAAAGTGGAAAATGGGGGACATTTTGTCCATTATAGAAATGTAAGACCCATTTTAATACAGTAACTTCCCTTTTCTGATGTGCTGGTCTGGTCTTGCATGTTAATGTCttaaagaggaaggagaggacagttGTGTCATCTACTTTAAATATGTATCAACCACAGAACTGACACTTACTAGCAGTTCCCACTCACTACCAGTAAGTTGACTCACTGTACAAGACCTCTCCCCTTCACTTCACCCTGTAAGTACAGTTGACAATATCTGGAAAAATTAGTTTTTCGTTATTTGTTTTTAGTCATAAGTCATATACTTGAGGGTAATGTATCATTTTACTTGTTATGTTTTGAgctgtgttttggttgttacatcagggtcagtattcataaagtgtctcagtgtAGGAGTGTTGATATACATAGTGATGAGATGATTAATCAAGGTAAAATAGACAAGCAAACAAACATTGtaacattgtgtgtgtgactTCTGTTTATCCTCACAGCTTGGGGATAGGAGCTATAATTGAAACCGGgcgtcagtctttaggctgctatACGGCTTGACGGACCGTAGATGATTGAACATTTATCCTCCTGTATTTGGGGTTCTGAGAATAAAACAGCTTCAGAACATTCAGAAATATGTGTTTACAGTTCTACAGATCTGTTCAataagttgttgttgtttataatgatggtgatgatgatgatgatgatgataatgatgactTTATTGTATCCATTAGATAAATAGTTTTTGCATCATACATCATGTCATCTTAAATAGACAGATGTAGACAGACATGCAACACATCACATTACATACATAGTGCAGtagacttacagacagacagtattcaCATAGACAACCATAaagcacaatacaacacaacacaatatgagCCTGGTTCATTCTCAGTAATGAGGTCCTGGACCCCATTTACAGTTTATACTTCAATGTATCAGGTGGAGTTATTCACCAGCTATagagttgttgtttatgtttctaAGACTGCAGGTTGAGAGATGCAACAATGTCCTTGAGAACAGCAGGAAGTGTGTTGgtggtctttctctggtctgtagcaggtatggtctcattcatatattttagtTGCCCAGTTTGTCAAACTACAGATATTTCTAAAAGCATAAccattttcatgttctactgtcgACACATTTGGTGTCTCCACTTCCCTTTAAACAGTTGTCTTTCTCACCTCACTGAGTGAATCTTATCTGTGGTTTCCATTCACACTCAACCAAAGAGTATCTATGTCTCAACTCAGCAACTATGGAACAAAGTGTTAGTGTGAGTCACAAGACCTTGAACTTAATGTAACGTCCTTGTGATGTCTAACTGTGTTTCAGTGGTACTGAGTCAGAATGTCTGGAGTGTGACATACACCACTCGGAGTATCTGTACCTTGAAGGGGTCAACAGTGGAGATGTCCTGCTCTTACACATATCCCAGTTGGCATAAAGTCACAACAACCTTCTGGTTCATCAAAAAGTTTGATGTGGAGATTTATGTAAATCTGAGAAATGACTCAGACTACAATGGTCGTGTGACGTACCATAATGATAAGACGAATGGCCACACCCTGAGAAtcacagacctgagagagagtGACTCAGCTACGTACAAATTCAGATTCATAACAGATCAGACTGGAGGGAAATATTCTGGCtatcctggagtcactctgtctgttacaggtacagtgatattatatatagtgttgatctgtttaatcactctgttacaggtacagtgatattatatatagtgttgatctgtttaatcactctgtctgttacaggtacagtgatattatatatagtgtggatctgtttaatcactctgtctgttacaggtacagtgatattatatatagtgttgatctgtttaatcactctgtctgttacaggtacagtgatattatatatagtgttgatctgtttaatcactctgtctgttacaggtacagtgatattatatatagtgttgatctgtttaatcactctgtctgttacaggtacagtgatattatatatagtgttgatctgtttaatcactctgtctgttacaggtacagtgatattatatatagtgttgatctgtttaatcactctgtctgttacaggtacagtgatattatatatagtgttgacctgtttaatcactctgtctgttacaggtacagtgatattatatatagtgttgatctgtttaatcactctgtctgttacaggtacagtgatattatatatagtgttgatctgtttaatcactctgtctgttacaggtacagtgatattatatatagtgttgacctgtttaatcactctgtctgttacaggtacagtgatattatatatagtgttgatctgtttaatcactctgtctgttacaggtacagtgatattatatatagtgttgacctgtttaatcactctgtctgttacaggtacagtgatattatatatagtgttgatctgtttaatcactctgtctgttacaggtacagtgatattatatatagtgttgatctgtttaatcactctgtctgttacaggtacagtgatattatatatagtgttgacctgtttaatcactctgtctgttacaggtacagtgatattatatatagtgttgatctgtttagtcactctgtctgttacaggtacagtgatattatatatagtgttgatctgtttaatcactctgtctgttacaggtacagtgatattatatatggtgttgatctgtttaaGTGGTTCTGGAAAAATTGTTTTGATTTGTACAGAAATAATACAATTAACATGAATGTATGGTATAAAAAGGAATGTCTGAATTGATGATTTGAGAACGTCCACTCCTGCCTCATTTGAACTAGACAACAGGTCATTAATGGTTTTAATGTTGTTTTCTACTCCAGACCTGCAGGTGAAGGTGACCACTACATTGTTGTCAAcgacactgacctgtagcaccacctgtactctgactggTAACCCCACCTACATTTGGTACAGGAACAGTAAGATTGTACAAGAGGCCTCCTCTCCCTCATACTCATTCTACTTTCAAACTGAAGACAGCTTCTACTGTGCTGTAAAAGGCATCAAAtctcctgcagtgtgtgagtgtgactgAGACACTTTTAAAGTCTGTCAAAATCATCCAATACATCATTGGTCAGTGTTGATGTTTAGTGAAACAGACATGAGATAGAGCTACTATTCCATTTAGATTAATGGTGGTTGATGTTTAGTGAAACAGACATGAGATAGAGCTACTATTCCATTTAGATTAATGGTGGTTGATGTTTAGTGAAACAGACATGAGATAGAGCTACTATTCCATTTAGATTAATGGTGGTTGATGTTTAGTGAAACAGACATGAGATAGAGCTACTATTCCATTTAGATTAATGGTGGTTGATGTTTACTGAAACAGACATGAGATAGAGCTACTATTCCATTTAGATTAATGGTGGTTGATGTTTAGTGAAACAGACATGAGATAGAGCTACTATTCCATTTAGATTAATGGTGGTTGATGTTTACTGAAACAGACATGAGATAGAGCTACTATTCCATTTAGATTAATGGTGGTTGATTTTACAGTTCTAAATACTGACACCATTTGAAAAATGTACTTGTGTTTCAGCTGTTGAGGGTCACAGTTATTTCCACGTGACTTACACCTATCAGAGGATCTGTACCTTGAATGGGTCATCAGTGGACATATCCTGTTCTTATACTTATCCCAGTGGTCATACAGTCTCTGAAACAATCTGGTATACAAAAGGAAAACTTAATGAGGCGCCTCAAATCCTGAGCCCGGGGTATGGAGGTCGTGTGGAGTACCTTGGAAATATGCAGAGTGACTCCATCCTGAGAATCACAGACCTGAGAGAGGAGGACTCAGCTGAGTATAAGATTAGATTCAGAACAGATAAGACAACCTGGGAGCCCACCATCCCTGGAACAACTCTGACTGTCACAGGTAACACTGCAGGTCACATCCTATCAACACTGCAAACGATTACTTAATGATGTACTCAGTGTTTTAATTCTCATTCATTTAGGTctgcaggtgaaggtgactcCTCCCACTgtgacagagggacagaaggtgacactgacctgtagcaccacctgtactctgggtgacaaccccacctacatctggtacaagaatGGACATGTAACCAACCAATCTACCAGTCTGTTCCTAAACCCAGTCAGCAGTGAGGATGCAGGCAGATACTCCTGTTCTGTAGAAGGACATGAGGATCTCCCCTCTGCTGAAGAGACTCTCACTGTCAGATGTGAGGATGTGTGATCCATCTCCTGTTGCATTATTTTAGCAACATCTTCTCTCATCTATTCTATCCATTATTTCAATCTTTGTCCAAGTTCCATGATTGTACTCATCTCATTACTGTAGTAACTACAAGTACTTCACAAACACTGTATTGTTACATTATTGTCTAAGTTATACATATTTATAttaatatttcatttattttaatcATAAATCCAAGTTCCATGATGCTCCTCATGTAAAGCTCTATGTATGAACAATGTGTTACATATTGTCCACCAGACGGCCCAAAGAAcacctcagtgtcagtcagtccctctggtgaagtagtggagggcagttcagtgactctgacctgcagcagtgatgccaacccacctgTGGACAAATACACCTGGTACAAGAAGAACGTAGCCTCACCAAAAGCATCAGGACAGAGTTACAGCATCACCAACATCATCTCTGAGGACAGAGGGGAATATTACTGTGAGGCCCAGAATGGAAAAGGATCTATGAACTCTACAGCTCTGATGATTATTGTAGCAGGTAAAGTTACATCTTCAATACTTCAATACAGAACTACATGTTTCAATCTAATCTTAATCATTCTACTCTGACTAATTACACCTTAATTTACACTGGGTTATAAGATCCCTTAACAAGTATTGCATTACTGTCCTGTATTATAGTTTATTTTTAGTTCATTATATCATGCCATGTACTCAAATCATCCATATTGTATCATAGGGAAACCAACCTCCTTTATGACTGCAGCTGTAGGAATCATAGTGGTTGTTCTGGttctcatcctctgtctctctggcttcATGTGGTTCAGGTGAGTGAAGTGAAAACACATCAGTTTTATTATTTAGCTTTAGTAACATTGATTGATTCATTCATTAATGTGTAAAACAGGAAGAAGGCCTCCAAATCCACCTCTGACACAAGAGACACATCAGAGAATGTACAGGTGAGTCTGTTGGAAACAGAAGATGACTGTGTATTGCTTTGTGGAGCATCTCTACTCCTTATGTtgtctgtcctctctttctccatcaggGAGACTCTAGTCCAGTGTATGACAACATCTCAAGCATGGCCATGACCTCTACTGCAGCACAGACAGCTGACACAGACAACCAGGATTATGTTCACTATGCCAGCATCCACTTCTCTGGCTCCAAAAACCAGGAAGTGCCTCTATACTCCACCGTCCAGCTGCCTCAGCCCCAGATTCAGGACGAGGATGTCCAGTATGCTGCTGTGAAATTCAGCCGCCCCAGTGCTGCCACCCGGTGAATGTTTTCTGCCATTACAACAGAGTCAATACTAGAACACTGAACTCACAGACATCATCAAAGGCATTCATATGCTCCTGTTTATTGGAAGAGTAGACAATGATGTCATCAATAAGCAAAACGGTTGACCCCCTAGTGACAACTCATTGTTCCCTGAGATCTCCCTCCATCAATAGCTGAAGCACAGGGAgatggtggcaccttcattggggaggatgggctcgtgggaATTGCcggagcggaataagtggaatggtataaaatacatcaaacacatgattTCCATTCTATTTGcctcgttccagccattattatgaccCGTTCTCACCTCAGCAACCTCCTTCAGGACAAAGTGCATTTCCTTGAACTCATAATATGGTGTAACGATGGACATTTTGAAAAGTTGCactcagggttggggtcaattccatttcaatttaggaaaattccaattccaattgttcctcattgaaaagcattgagaAAATCTgacatttcagtttacttcctgaattgaaatgtgTTTCCTAAGTCATTGGTTTAGGCCCATTTTTAGTTGTGTCTTTAGACTAAACTTTAGCAAACAACAAATCTGCATAAGACTATACAGCTGCACTCTGATTCGATTCGATGTATGACATTAACTTGGCGTTGATATTGAGACTGTCAAGCATGATACTATAACGCTTATTTAATCGCTTATCTAAACGTGTTTCTTTCTTCTTGTCAAATGTGATGAGTGGCCAGTGTTTGTTTATCCTTGAGAAAATGTGATGAGTGGCCAGTGTTTGTTTATCCTTGAGAAAATGTGATGAGTGGCCAGTGTTTGTTTATCCATGAGAAAAGGTGATGAGTGGCCAGTGTTTGTTTATCCTTGAGAAAAGGTGATGAGTGGCCAGTGTTTGTTTATCCTTGAGAAAAGGTGATGAGTGGCCAGTGTTTGTTTATCCTTGAGAAAAGGTGATGAGTGGCCAGTGTTTGTTTATCCATGAGAAAAGGTGATGAGTGGCCAGTGTTTGTTTATCCTTGAGAAAAGGTGATGAGTGGCCAGTGTTTGTTTATCCTTGAGAAAAGGTGATGAGTGGCCAGTGTTTGTTTATCCATGAGAAAAGGTGATGAGTGGCCAGTGTTTGTTTATCCTTGAGAAAAGGTGATGAGTGGCCAGTGTTTGTTTATCCTTGAGAAAAGGTGATGAGTGGCCAGTGTTTGTTTATCCTTGAGAAAAGGTGATGAGTGGCCAGTGTTTGTTTATCCATGAGAAAAGGTGATGAGTGGCCAGTGTTTGTTTATCCTTGAGAAAAGGTGATGAGTGGCCAGTGTTTGTTTATCCTTGAGAAAAGGTGATGAGTGGCCAGTGTTTGTTTATCCATGAGAAAAGGTGATGAGTGGCCAGTGTTTGTTTATCCTTGAGAAAAGGTGATGAGTGGCCAGTGTTTGTTTATCCTTGAGAAAAGGTGATGAGTGGCCAGTGTTTGTTTATCCTTGAGAAAAGGTTAATAAATGCGTTCATCCTCCATTGGTTCTCACGCTTTTCCTTTTTGTCAAACATTGAATGTGGCCTCCTTTAAGTCACTGATATATTAACAAAGTAAAACAATGACAGAGCTAATGCCTATAGGGTCTATTTTAAAATAAGTTGAACAAAGAAGAAATATCAGTTTGTTGACATGAGAGTCTTATGATGATGGAACATATATACTTAATATCATGCAAATGAGCAAGCATTTCAATTCTAGCATGATGTCCCTGGTCCTCTTCTATACACCTGTGAAATTATCTTTACGTACGGTGTACATTTTAGGACCTCCCGACTCCTTATGACAAAAGTCGACTATGGGTCTCCATCCAAAGGTTTCACTTTCGTTTGCATTACAAGCAAAAGCACAACTACACAAAAATGACATTATTAACAAAATGTATTATATCATCTAAAACTACAttctgggatttaaaaaaaaaacgtcacTTCGCCACCTGTTTTGGTAAAGAGCTGAGAATTctagctggagaaatgtaaccactctggAATTCTATCCATGAGATCGAAATGATTGTTTTAACCCTGTTTTAAAGGGTTTTGATGCGGTAGTACCGTTGAAATAAGCTCCTAAGCatttaagttatattcttcaagacaAAATGGCCATACATCATTCATTTAAAAATCTgaaaatggatgtaccaatcacagactgtagctttaagctGACTTAGACACATGCCTTTTGTTGTATAGAATTCACTGTTCCTGTACCCCTTGGTAGCACACAGGATATAAGAAAAAATAGTTTGATTTGAGAGTACATGATGTAACATCAACAAATCAGCATTGTGCAAATTAGTATGCTTTCCAATTCTGACATGTCACTGATCCTCTTCAATAGACATGAAATGATCTTCTCTACGGTGTACATGTTAGGACATCCCTAAAACAAAGTCTACTATGTAATTTCATGGGACTCCTTCCAATGTGTTTACGATAAGATCATGGGTATTGTGTTTGCTGttaatgtgacacacacacaaacacacacacacacacacacacacacacacacgcaagtaaTGTTATGGTATTGTGGTATTGTGGATTCTATATTGCAAATGTGAAATATTAGAttaatgatgtaataatgtattatatgatgtattgttttattgatgattttatttgtattattttatttaaccaggtcggcaagttgagaacaagttctcatttacaactgcaacctggctaagataaagcaaagcagtgcgacacaaacaacaatagagttacacatggagtaaacaagcgtacagtcaataacacaatagatataaTAGTACATGTGTTTAGTTCAAGTCAGATTATTCAATAGCGTGTTTAAAACATGATCAGTAGAGGACAGTATGCCAGTAATACCAAAATGCATTTCTGCTGAAGGATAATGTTCACGTCAGTGTATTACACTGTCAAGTAtaactgtgtggtgtgtttgtgtgttcatgtACTTTTATATATGAATCTGATTGTGAGATATACAGTCACGACtgtaattattggcacccctgatAAATATTAGCAGAAAATATAGTATAAAATACATATTACAAATACTGCATGCTGCAAAAGATGGGATGTACATTGTACATCTGGTTTCATATATAATACTCGTGCTTGCTATTTTAACGTGTTAACGGTACAGGTTCCCCTAGGGgtaccacaccccccccccccgctcagcTGAAACCGTGGCGCAGGcaatgcaaaaatattcttagaaatatttaacctccacacattttAACGTTACAGAATTAGTTGACTAtgtaataatctgagacggcgctcagacgtaagcaatatttctccgctatgttggagtcaacagaaatacaaaattacaacataaatattcccttacctttgatggtcttcgatcagaatgtagtggaaggagtcatacttacccaatacatcgttttgTTTCACTTCGTGTGCCTCTATAGTAGCGTATGCTATGAGTTCCAGCTGAAATGCATCCAAAATTACTTCTGGTCCCGAacagttgcgcatcaaaacttcaaaattacatattatatgtcgactaaactggtcaaactaagtgcagaatcaagctttaggatgttctaaacgtacaaaacaattCTCTAATCTGTCGGACATTCTTGCTTCTTCTCAGGCATTCTGGAACAAAGGAACGTCTCTCCAAAAAGCGCTCTCTGGTCACCTAGTATTTTCTTTGCCTACCAAAGGGTCAAAACTCACGGGATTTGCACAATTAAAcactctactgaatgaggacatctagtggaagacatagaaagtgtctccagatccatagctggttgggaagggtgggggcgatgacgtcaaagttgccccaagtTTCAGGCTCCCAAAAATAGTTTGGgagattgcctgccctgtgagttctgctatacttacagacataattcaaacggttttagaagcttgagtgttttctatccaataataattattatatgcatatattagcaattttggacagattttttttcagtttactatgggcacgcaattcatccaaagggggcagtattctgcctagccCTAACTGGTTGACCTCTGAGAGTAACAGATTGTTGTGGAAACATTTTGAAAATGGCCTACAGTAAGAGTATGATTGATTGAGTTGATGCTTCATAAGAGCTTTAGGAGTCGTAtaaacatgagacacagtgatggtgggttgtggttagtagtagtataaacatgagacacagtgatggtgggttgtggttagtagtagtattaacatgagacacagtgatggtgggttgtgtttaaggagtagtattaacatgagacacagtgatggtgggttgtggttagtagtagtattaacatgagacacagtgatggtgggttgtgtttaggagtagtattaacatgagacagtgatggtgggttgtgtttaaggagtagtattaacatgagacacagtgatggtgggttgtggttagtagtagtattaacatgagacacagtgatggtgggttgtgtttagtagtagtattaacatgagacacagtgatggtgggttgtgtttaggagtagtattaacatgagacacagtgatggtgggttgtgtttaggagtagtat includes:
- the LOC110485585 gene encoding sialoadhesin, with the translated sequence MSLRTAGSVLVVFLWSVAVVLSQNVWSVTYTTRSICTLKGSTVEMSCSYTYPSWHKVTTTFWFIKKFDVEIYVNLRNDSDYNGRVTYHNDKTNGHTLRITDLRESDSATYKFRFITDQTGGKYSGYPGVTLSVTDLQVKVTTTLLSTTLTCSTTCTLTGNPTYIWYRNSKIVQEASSPSYSFYFQTEDSFYCAVKGIKSPAVSVEGHSYFHVTYTYQRICTLNGSSVDISCSYTYPSGHTVSETIWYTKGKLNEAPQILSPGYGGRVEYLGNMQSDSILRITDLREEDSAEYKIRFRTDKTTWEPTIPGTTLTVTGLQVKVTPPTVTEGQKVTLTCSTTCTLGDNPTYIWYKNGHVTNQSTSLFLNPVSSEDAGRYSCSVEGHEDLPSAEETLTVRYGPKNTSVSVSPSGEVVEGSSVTLTCSSDANPPVDKYTWYKKNVASPKASGQSYSITNIISEDRGEYYCEAQNGKGSMNSTALMIIVAGKPTSFMTAAVGIIVVVLVLILCLSGFMWFRKKASKSTSDTRDTSENVQGDSSPVYDNISSMAMTSTAAQTADTDNQDYVHYASIHFSGSKNQEVPLYSTVQLPQPQIQDEDVQYAAVKFSRPSAATR